A stretch of DNA from Pseudoalteromonas ruthenica:
TCGCAAACGCCTTACTTTAGCAGCGTCCGCGTTTATGCTGATATTCCTGCTCGGACTAATGGCGAGGTGCCGATTCGTGTGGAAGTCTTGCATAAACCACAAGACAGCTTTGAAGTCGGGGGCGGCTATTCAACGGACTTAGGCCCCAAAGCCAGATTCAAATGGTCTCGTCCTTGGATCACCGAAGACGGTCACTATCTTGAGAGTAACCTGAATATTTCCAAACGTCAGCAAGACATCAGTTTTGCCTACACCGTGCCGGTGGACGACCCCAATGACGATATCTGGCGCTTTAGTCTGGGCTACAAGCTTGAGGATAATGTCGATACGGATATCTTCTCGAAAACACTGACTGGCTTAGTGCAAAGACAGTGGAAAGTGGGAAAAGATTGGATACGCACCGCATTTTTGCGCCGAGAGTATGAAGAGTTTCGCATTGGTGAGCAGCATCAGCGCACTAAGATGTTGCTACCCGGAGTGAGCTTTGCCCGCAAGCAAAGTAAAGGAGGCACCACGCCGTTTTGGGGTGAGCAATGGTTAATCAGCACCGAAGTGGGCACTGAGCACTTGGCTTCGACCACCGATATAGTCAGAGTACAGCTACAGTATGCGTGGTTAAACACTTATTGGCAGCGCCATATGTTTTTTACCCGGGTCAATCTGGGTGCTATTTACGTGGATGATATTAATGACGTGCCGGTTTCTATGCGCTTCTTTGCCGGCGGCGATCAGAGTATTCGCGGCTATAAATATGAGTCTATCTCGCCTGAGCGTAATGGCTATAATATTGGTGGTAAATACCTAGCCACCGGCACCTTGGAGTATAATTATCAGTTTGCTGAGAATTGGCGGGCGGCGCTATTCGTTGATGCTGGAACCGCCACCAATGACTTCTCTGAATCATGGTCGGTTGGCACCGGCTTCGGGGTGCGTTATTTAACCCCAGTGGGCCCCATCCGTATTGATCACGCGTGGGCATTATCCACACCTAATAACACCACTCGTTTGAGCATTACTGTGGGGCCGGAATTATGAGCAAAGGGTATAAGCGTATTCTCCGTTGGTGTGGCGGCCTTGTGGGCACTATTTTAGTGACCTTATTTTGTTTGTTATTTACTGAGGTAGGTAACAAGGGTATTGCCTATGTAGCCAATCATAGCGTTGACGGGTTGCGCATTTCGCTCAAAGAGGGGCGGTTTTTATATGATGACCCATTTGATATCTCTTTTACCAGCGAGCAGATAAGCATCGATGCTGAGGCTGTGCGTATTGACTGGCAGTTATTGGGTTGTGCTGGGCTGTGCTTTCGCCAAGTTGGGGCTGAGTCGCTGACGGTGCAAGTAGCCGATCAGCAAAACGACAAGGCGGCAGCGACTGATGCAATGCCGCCGGCCAGCGAGCCAATATCACTGCCGACTATCACCATCAAAAGTCTATTTTTAGGACAAGCCAACTTCCGTGCTGCGGGCCTTAGCGTGTCAGCACGGGATTTTAAATCAGCGCTTGAGGCGCATCAACGAGACGTTAAGGTGCAGCCGTTGCGTCTGCGCTCGCTTGAACTTACTTTACCTGAGAGTGAGCAGCAGCCTTCCTCAGCACCACTTGAGGCGCTGCCACCGTTACCGCCTATCGCTTTTGATTTAGGCATCAATGCGCAGCTTAAAAGTGCACAGGTTGCTGACATTATTATCACTCAAGGGCAGCAAAGCCATCGTATCAGCGATTTAAAAGTGGCTGTGGCACTGCAACAACAGCAGTTGAGCGTTTCACAACTATCAGCCGCCTACCAATTGCCTGCTGATATCGCGACAAACGAAGGGGATACACTTGAGGCCCAAGCTCAGGGTCAATTCTCTTTTGCTGATGGCAACCCTTTAACACTGTCGCTGCAACTAGCTGCCATGGGCGAGCGCAGCGAGCTTTCATTCACGGGCAGTTTAGATGAACTTAATGTCCAGGCGCGTAATCAAGGCAAATATACCTTCGAATTAGACGCACAGGCACAATTACGAAAGCAAAATTGGCCTTTTGAGTTGGCGTTTTCACACGCACCTTGGCAGCTTGAGGTGCAGGGCCAGCCGTTACAGGTAGAACGCACCAACATTAATGCATCGGGTACTTTAGATAACTACCGCTTAGATGTTGATGCATTGACACAGCTAGCAGCATACCCACAAGTGAGCACTTCTTTACAGGCTCAAGGAAGCCTTAGCGGCATCAACGCTGCGCCGTTGCAATTGCGAGCGAATGATAGCCACGTTGAGGTAACAACATCAATAGCCTGGCGCGATGGTATTAGCGCTGATTTTTCTGCGCAGCTAACTAATTTGCACAGTGAGTACTTATTAGACACCGTGCGCAGCGATCTATCGGGCCAGCTGCAAGGCCGAGTGAGTGTTGAATCACCCCGGCAGTGGTGGGTGGAGCTTAAACCGTCGTCATTATCAGGCACGATAAACGAGCAACCGCTCACATTTAATGCCGAACTGAATATTGATAGCGATCTCAGTGGCGATATTCATGCTTTTAGTGTGCGCCAAGGGGAGAATACATTGGTTATCAATGGCCGCATTGATGAGCAGTGGCAACTAGCCGGCGAATTAAACTTGTCATCATCATCGCCACTTTATCAAGGTTATTCAGGGCAGGGACACGCTCAGTTTAGTATCGAAGGGCAACGTTTATCTCCTAAGCTGCAATTGCAATTGCAACTAGCGACTCTGCAAGGTGAGGGATTGCGAGTGAGCGACGCAACATTAGATATTACAGGGCAATATCAACAAGCCGACTTAGAATATGACCTGGATGCAGAAGTAGCTAATGTTAGCCTTGATGGCCAAGTTATCAAGGGCATTCAAGTACAGTCTCAGGGCTCACAACATCACCAACAAAACTATATTCGTGCTGGATTAGCTCAAGGGCAAGCGCAGTTGGCGTTTCAGTCTGAACTGCAACAGCAGCAATTGAGCTTGGCAATTACCGAGTTGGAATTGCGCGGCGACGAGTATCAGGTCGCACTGGAGCAAAGTACCGAGTTGGACATTGATCTGGCCCAGCAGAGCGTGCGCACTAAGCCCTTTTGTTTAAAGGGCAATGCCATGCACTTATGCATAGAGCCCAGTGATATCAGCGCCAAGCAGGGATACGTCAATGCTAAGCTTGACTACTTTCACTTACAGTCTCTTACCACTTTGCTCGGACCCAACCTGGGTATAGAGGGGCAAGCGCAAGGACATGCGCAGTTGGTATGGCAAGATAACCAAGCAATGCAGATTGATGCTGAGTTCCATACCCAGCAATTACAAGGGTTGTATAGAAACCAAGGGCAGTTGCAGCGATTGCCTGTGGAAACCTTAATGATAAAGCTAAGCAGTGATGCAAAAAATGCCAATGCTAAGCTAAGCATAGACTCCTCAGTGGTTGGCAGTATTGACGCTGATTTAGCCGTAGAGGATATCACTCAAGCGCAACAACTCTCTGGAGAGGTGCACCTAACAGATACCGACATCAGTAAATTCGCTCACTTTGTGCCTGATGTGAGGAAGTTAGCGGGCAAGTTAAGTGCTAATCTAACTCTCAGCGGCACGTTAGCGCAGCCCTACCTTAATGGTGAGCTCAAGGCGCATGAATTGGCAATTGAAGGGGACGCACTGCCGGTAGCACTTGCTAACTCTCGTCTCGAAGCTGAACTCGATGGTGAGAGTATGACCTTGGAGGGGGAATTGCTCACCCCTGATGGTGGCAAGCTTGCTATTGACGGCTCAGGTGTGTGGCTCAGTGATAATCCGGCACTTACCATTTCGCTCTCGGGCGAGCGCTTTATGGTGGTACCGCAGCAAGGGGTCAATGTCGCGATTTCTCCGGATTTAACCATAGATATTAGCGCCCAAAGTGTGCAAGTTGATGGTCGTGTTGATGTTCCTTACGGACGTATCAAAATCAAAGAGTTGCCTAAAGGAGCGGTACAGGTCAGTGATGATGAAATCATTGTGGATGCACCACAAAAGCAGCAAAGTGCGCCATTCGCTTATCAAGTGCAGTTAGATGTGGGCGTACATGACGATGTGTATATAGACTCGTTTGGCCTAAAGTCCTACATCATGGGCGACTTGAAACTAACCGCGAGTAATGAAAGTCCGCCATTGGCAAGTGGCGAGTTAAAACTGGTGGATGGTAAATACCGTGCATTTGGCCAAGATTTAGTGATCCGTACAGGGCAAATTGGGTTCAGTGGTGCGCTTGATAAACCTTACTTAAATGTGCGCGCGATCCGTAATCCAGACACCACCGCCAACGGTGTGATAGCGGGTATCGAGTTAATCGGAAATGTTGAACAGCCGAAATTAAACGTGTTCTCGGAGCCGGCCATGGATCGTTCACAAGCGCTTTCTTACGTGCTTAACGGTCAGCCTCTTGGGGATGGTGATACGAACACCGATGCCATGCTAACGCAGATTCTTCTAGCCCAAGGTCTCAATCGCAGTGAGGGATTTGTATCGCGAGTAGGGGAAACATTTGGCCTCAGCGATATAACCTTAAATTCAAAAGGCAGTGGTGATGATACTAAGGTTGAAATTGCTGGCTATATCGCGCCGGGGATCCAAGTAAAATACAGTGTTGGTGTATTCGAGTCTATCAGTGAAGTGGCTGTGCGCTACCAAATACTGCAAAAACTATATATAGAGGTAACCAGCGGGCTTTATGATACCTTAGATATATTGTATCGGTTTGATGTGGACTAACGCGTGTTTAAATGCTGGCTATGGGCATTGTCTTTATTACTGGTGATATGCGAGTGTGGTGCGCAGCAGTCGGTGACGATGCGTGTCGCACAGGCCGATCATCCTTATATGCAGGCGTTATTTACTAAACTAGCTGAGCGCATTGAGTGTTTGCACCAAAAGCAGGTCACATACCAGTATGTTGACCATCTGCCATCACAGCAACGAGCGATTCAACTGTTGGGGGATGAGCACGGTATTGATTTATTCTGGGGTGTGACTTCGCAGCAGCGAGAGCAACAAGGGTGGGCGATTTTAATCCCGATAGCCAAAGGCTTACTGGGTTATCGCATTGCGCTAGTGCGCTCTGATAATCCCGATATCCTGGCGCAAAAAAAGTATATAAGCGATTTTTCATCATTACGAGTGGGTCTAAGTGAAGATTGGCCGGATGCCAACGTGTTCAGCCGTAACGGTTTCACGGTGGATGCATTTTCTAAATCATCGTCTCATTACGATATGCTGAGAAAAGGCCGCTTCGACTTTCTGCCTGAGGAGCTCACAGCATTTGACCCCCAATCACTGCCTGAGGGGCTTGTATACGACAAACACAATGTCTTTTATTACCCGTCGGTGGTGTACTTGTTTGTTGCAAAAGGAGATAAACAGCGCCACCAATTGCTGAGCTCGGCGCTGCGAAGCTTATTTTCAGATGGCACCATAGAGCGCTTACTGCACACCCATTTAGTCCCTAATATTGATGCGGCGGGACTGGCAACACGCAATTATATTCGCTTGACCAATCCGTTATTACCCGCCTCAGCACCGTTACATATTTCCCATTATTGGTATAATAATAAACAAGGAACTCGCCAATGATCACACGCCTACTAATAGTTGTGAGCCTAGTTTTAAGCGCGACTACCAGTGCAGACGACAATCCCTCTCCTACAATCATTATTGATAACGCCGATGCCAGCGAATGGCGAGCCGTTACTGATGAAAACTTAATGATGATTACCTTAGCGACAGGGATAGTGTATCTGGAGGTAAATCCAGAGCTGGCGCCGGCGCATGTTGAGCGCTTGCGCTCACTAGCTGGCCAAGGCTTCTATCGTGGGCTAAGTATGTATCGTTTTGTCGAAGGCTTTGTTGCCCAAGGCGGCGCTGGAGACAAAGACACGGATGTGCCGGCGCTGAAAAACGAGTTTGTCAGTCACAGCGAAACAACGCGGCCGTTAGATATCGTCATCAATGAAGATGATGGTTACAGCGCGCGCAGTGGCTTTATTAATGGCTTTGCCGTCGGCCAAAATAAGCAGGGCACACAAACGTGGCAAATTCATTGTCCTGGCGCATTAGGTATGGCGCGGGGCAATGGAGTCGACAGCGCAACCAGTGAATTTTTTGTAGTGCTTGGTCAGGCACCGCGTTACTTGGATAAGAACATTAGCGTATTTGGTCGCGTACTTGCGGGCATGGCCCATATACAGCAGCTGCAGCGCTCGCCAAAGCCGGGACAGCCTTTTAACCCGATTGTTGATATCCAATTTGCCGATCAACTGCCTGCTAAGCAGCGCCCGGTAATTAAAGTAATGCGCACCGACTCACACAGCTTTGCAGCGCTCGTTGCAGCGCGTAAAAATCGCCCCGAGGCGTGGTTTGTGACCACGCCTGATTATATTGATACCTGCGCCATGAATGTACCGACGATTATTGGCGGTTAATGCGCACGTCAAATAAGGTTTTATCGCTGTGCGTGGCGCGGTAAGGGTTAATATCCAGGCCGCCACGGCGAGTGTAGCGGGCATAGACCTCTAGGGACTGCATGGGCGCACAGGCCATAATATCGGTAAAAATGCGCTCCACACACTGCTCGTGAAACTCGTTGTGGCTGCGAAATGAAATCAGGTAACGCAGCAGCGACTCATGACAAAGAGCGGGGCCTTGGTAGCGTATAACCACGCTCGCCCAATCGGGTTGTGAGGTGATCAAGCAATTAGACTTCAATAAGTGACTATGCAGGGTTTGTTCAACTTGCTGCGCATCCTCGGCTAGGCGCAGTAAGCTTGGTGTCAGCTCATAGGTATCGACGGTGATATCGAGCTCATCGATGCACTGACCTGGTAATGCGGTGGCTGCGAAGTGCTGATAATCCTCAGGGCCATACAGTGTTACTTGCACGTCACTTTGGGTCGCCGCACTTAAGTCTTTGGCCATGGTTTGCTGCACTGCTTGCATGCTTTCAAAACGGCTTTGATTGAAGCTATTTAAGTACAACTTAAACGATTTAGACTCAATAATATCCGGGCTTTGACAAGGGAAGGTAAAGGTGGCCACCGCGACCTGTGGTTTGCCTTTAGGGTTAAGCCACGATAACTCGTAACCGGTCCAAATATCCTCCCCTTTAAAGGGCAGGGCACGCTCATCTATTTGCAAATCATCACGATTAAGCTTGCGTGCTATGGGATAAAGTAGGGATGGATCGTAGCTGTCTTTATACTCAGTTGCCTTGCCGAGTAGGCTGGCTTTTAACTCTGGGGCGTTGCTGTAATCTGTCATGCTGTGCTATTTGGCGTTACAATATGGCGTAATTATACCTAAATTATTTGAGGCATGCATGAGCGTAAGCACAGAACTTCGGCGCTGTTTACAGGCACACATTAGCAACGAGCAACAACAGTATGGCCGTAACCCGCTGGCGTTTTTCGACCCGGACTCGCCAAGCCCTGCAGCCATTGCCGGCACTGAACAACAGCAGCAAGTTCAATGGCAAATTCATGAGCGTACCCCCAGTGCTGACTTAAATGAATTGGCAGCAGCCCTGGAAGTGCCTTTCCCACAACAACTGAGCGAATTATTTGGCAGCTACTACAGTGGTAATCTGCCGGCGAGCATCGACGGTCATGGCGTGGAGCTCCTTTTACCTTGGAACGAGGACGACTTTGTACGCTTACAGCAAAATATAACCGGTCATGTATTAATGAAACGCCGGTTAAAGCAGCAAGACACCGTGTTTATTGGGCTGACTGAGCAGGATGATTTGTTGCTGAGCGTGCGATTGAACGATGGTGCAGTCTGCTTAGAATATGTCGGTAAAGAACCGCACCATGTTTTGGCGGATGATATCAGCTCGTTGTTACAGCAATTAGACGTGCTGTAAACACTATTGGTGATCCCAGGAAATATTAGATACCAACTGACATTGTTCACAGCGAAAGTCGAACAATCCAAACCATGGCTCTGCTAGATGCCAATGACCATCGCAGCTTGGGCAGCGACGTTGTTGCTCGGCTGTCAGGCTCTCGCCACCGACACGGTACAAGTAATAGTAGACTGGCTTTTTGGTTAGATAACGGATCCGCTTTGCCAAGTCCAAGCCGCGACGAGTCAGGTCGCTATCAAAGGCGCTGATCTCATGCAGCGCCGCAAATTCGCAGCGTGTTGCACCATTAATTTGGATTTGATCGCATGCCTGCCAGTCTTCTTGCCATTTTATCAGTGTCTTGTAATCGCCGTTGGCGATAGCAGGAATGTGATACAGCGGCACCGGTAAAAAATCATCACCACAATACAACGGGCTGCACGTATGCAAATAGGTGGTGTAAAGAATGTAACTGCTCGGTGCAGCGCAGTTATCTGCACTATTGGCGTGAATATCTTGCCCTATAACCTTGACCTTGGGCGCTAACAACCCGGCATCGTTTAGTTTATCGAGCGCAAACTTCACAAACGGACTGTGGTTGAGCGGGTGCAATGAGTCCTCTTCTGGGCACATTACCCGAGTCACGAAGAAGCCTTCTTTCAATACGGTTGGAAATTCATCGCCGATGATTTGGCCATTGGCTCGAAGCGCCACCACCGTCTGATTTATCGCCTGTTCGGCAGCGCTGAGTTGGGTATCTTGGTAACAGTCAAAAGTGAGGTCTACAACAAACATTCGCTATTTTGAGTTCTCGAGCAAAGCGAGTAGTTTATCAAGTTTTTCCTCAATGCGATCAAGTTGTGTCGACTTTTGTTCATTATTCGGCAATTGTGGCTCTATGACCATATTTTTGAATGCCTCGGGGTTATTTTTATATTGGCTTACAGCGGCAATAATCATTGGCATCGGCACGGGCTCTTTGAGCATCGCTTTGGTCATTGCTACGGTAGGTGTTTTGTTTTGTGCTAATAAGGCTTTGATGGCGTCAAAAACCACAGGGTTCATACAAATGGATTCCTTCTTTTTAATCGCTGAACAGTATAAAGCAAAGGGCCGCAAGAGCCCTAATTTTGAATGTTCAATATTAACGAAGAAAGTATGAACCACACCTGTCTTGGGCGAGCTTTATCGCTGTATTAATGCCTTAGCTGGGCGTCTAACTCGTCAATTAATTCGCACCAATCCGCATCTTGTTCCAAAGATTCTGTAATAAAGTGGCGCTGCGCCTGTGACCAAAACGGCGCATCAGCGAGTTTGAGCTCAGGGCTTAATTTGTGGTCAGTCACAAATTGTTCAATTTGCTCATCGCTGCTGGGCAGGCCGAGCTGTTGAAAAAGGGTCGTCATCGTATGTTTTGAGGTATCCATATAATGTTTCCATTGTGCTCATAAAAGGCTATGGTTAACTATAGAACAACAACGATAACAAGGAAATACCATGCTCGGCGACTATAAAGTTAGGTATCTTACTCCGGAAGATTTGAATGTGGCTGCGAGCCTGATTTATCAGGCTTATCATGACGACCCGCTAATGCGAGAAATATTCAGCGCCGAGAGCAGTAAAACCCAAGAGTATGAAAAAAAGTTACGCGCGCTCATCCGTGAAGAGCTACACAGTTTTTGGCAGGCCAAGCAACCATTAGTTGGCTTGTATGTTGATGATGCTCTGCGTGCCATTGCTTGTGTATTTCAATCTGACGCCAGCATGCAGGCGGATCGCTATTGGCACTGGCGACTGAAACTGATGCTCAGTGCTGGTTATTTGACGACTCAGCAGCTCATTGAAAAGGAAAAGACCATTCGCAACGCCTTAAAAACGATGGGGCGCTACTTATTTTTAGCCTTTATTGCGGTGGATCCCCACTATCAACGCCAAGGTTATGGTCACTACCTCCTTAAAGGCCTTGATAATCTTGTTGAGGAAGATAACGAAACGCAAGGACTTGCTGTGTTTGTTACGCAGTCTCAGCATCAAACTTTCTTTGCTAACCACGGTTTTGAGACCATGCAAACATTGCAATTTAGCAAAGTCAGTGGAGAGTTGTTATTCAAAAAAAGCCCACATTGCGTTTAATGGAAATTTCAATGTGAGAGATTTCTCACATTGGTGTGGGTTTAACGATGAATATGTACCTACCTTTAGCTCTATAACAAGTTTAACCTATTGATTTATATAGGCTGCTTCATTGTTTCTACATTATTGCAATAAAACTTTTTGCAAAGCACTTGCTGCATCTTTTTGGCTTTTCTCTAAACTTATCATTGTCAGGACGACAACAGTGCAGGATGCACTTGGCTAAGGAACGGATGTAGGCCAACCACGCAAAGTAATGCAGGAATAGTAATGGAATAGACGGTAACGGACGCCGTTAAAGGACAGGAGCACAGGACGTGCAGGGAAGGCGGGATGCCTAGGAATGGCCAAGGAGGCAAGAGGAACACTTCAGGATGAAGCAAGGAACAAAGCACAGGGTGTGCATCGGTTAGATAGGGTAATCGAGCAAGGAAAGCAAAAGGGACGACCTTAAGGTCAGCGGTGATGGATACCGCGCAAGGATGATGCAGATTAGGGCGTGACTTACAGTCACGCCTTAGTTTTTTTTAGATTCTGTGCGGTGGGATATCGGCCTTACGTAAACGTTCATTCTCCATCCACAACTCTCCCTCGTACAAGGTTTCGCCGTCACTGGAAAACTCAAACATAAAGCGGCTGCGGATCCCAAGCTTACCATTACTTAAAATCGCTAAACGCCACTGTTTGCAAGCAACACTAACAAATTGCACGCCTAATTGTTCAGCTTGACGCTGAGCATGTAACCGCGCAGTTTCTGCCACTTTACGGCGATACCAAAACAACGCTATCACGCCACCACACAGCAGCAGAATCCATAAGGTTTTCACGACGAAAATAACCCACCAATTGCACGAGAAAGCGCATCAGAACGCTGCTCAGACCGTAATATAGCTAATACATGAGGGCGCAACATTGGGATTGCAACTAAGTCGGCAAAAATACTGGCGAACAATGGCTGCTCAGTGTCTATTCTACAGCAGTGCTCTAAGAACTGTGCTAAGGTTTGCGGTGCTTCTAAATAAGCCCAAAGTCGCCCAGCGATGACCTGGCATATGTCAGCATCCTGGCCGTAATCACTGTTCATTACCTGCCCCAGCGCTTGTTCAACCAGCCCCACTGCGCGTGCACTGCTGATGGCGCGAAGCGCATCAATAAGTAGCGCTTTATCCTGATGTTGAATCGCTTGATTGATACTTGTGAGTAGGGTTTGCGCTGCTTCAGTACCTAGCTCACTATTTTCTAGCTGGGCAGCGAGAGGTTGGCGTACTTGTGCAGGTAACTGCGACCATGCTTGGCACAGCAGGGCTTCATTATCTTGATGGTCAATGCGCGCAGCAAAATCGGCAAGGCCTTGCACAGCGACGCTTTGCCAGTCTTGCCAGCCCAACTTACCACTAAAATATAGCTGTGCATGCTCATAGTACTGAGATGCGCTTTGCCGTAACTCTACTTTGATACGGGCATTGAAAGCGGCACGCTTATTGGCATTGGGAGTAAATACATAAGGGTTATTATCGAGTTTGCTTTGCTCACCCTCAGCCCCGGTTAACGATGTGCCAATGGCTTCTAGCACCATATTGGCAAAATGGTCACGACTCGCTGCTACCAGCTTACTTTGCTCATCCAACGGCATTTTCAAAAACCACACATAAGGCTCACTCGATGCTTTTGGGTCCCAAAACTGAATCGCCAGTAGCGCATGCTGTGCCAGTGGATATGGATAAGGAATAGTTGTCGACTCAATATCAGCAAAGGTTGCTTTATCTATTTTTTGCACCCGACGACCAATGTCAAATACACGCCATGTGGTGCCGGCGGCATCTAATAATTGTGCCAGTGTGGCGATGTTGTCGCTCATACGCGGCTCCTGGAAAATAAAATTCCGCAAATTATAGGCATATTGCGTCATCAACCCAAGAGAAATGCTAATATAGCGTTTTTGAAGTTACCGCAATAACCGTGTTATGTCGTATTCCATCACTCAATTGCTCACGCAGTTGCAAGGTGAATTAGCTAATGCAGGCTTATGGCAAGATAAGCCCGTTGCTGAGCATTTATTGCAATCCAGCCAACCTTTTTGTGTTGATACCTTGAGGTTCGAACAATGGTTGCAGTTCGTCTTTATTCCCAAAATGCGTGCCCTAATACACGCAAGACATCCTCTGCCTTCGGCTATAGCCTTAACACCCATGGCTGAGGTCTATTGGTCAGGGCGGTATGCGCAATTGCACACAGTGCTTAAGCGCATAGATATTACTCTCGGAGGGGGAGAGTGAACGACTTAACAGATTCGGTAAATGTTGCACCAGTAAAGCCGCTCGATATTCTATATCGTGATGAGCACTACATCGCTATTAATAAACCGTCGGGACTACTGGTTCATCGCTCTTTTTTGGATAAGCATGAAACCCAATTTGCAATGCAAATGCTGCGCGATCAAATCGGTCAACATGTGTATCCACTGCATCGCTTAGACAGGCCCACATCCGGTGTATTATTGTTTGCGCTTAGCAGTGCCGCCGCCAATCGTGCAGGACAGCTGTTCAGTGAAGGAGGGATGCGCAAACGTTATCTTGCGTTAGTCAGAGGTTTTGCCCCTGAGCAGCAATGTATCGACAGGCCGCTAAAGGAAAAACTAGATAAAATTGCCGATAAATACGCGCAACAAGACAAGCCAGCACAATCAGCGCGCACTGATATACGTTGCTTGTTGCAAGTAAGCCTGCCTATCGCCTTAGGAAAGTTTCCCAGTGTTCGTTATTCGCTGGTGGAGTGTTGGCCTAAAACAGGGCGTAAGCATCAGATACGTCGCCATATGAAGGGCATTAACCACCCTTTGATTAACGATGTAAACCACGGTGATAATACGCAAAATCACTTTTTTGCCGAGCACTTCGAGGTTTCGCGGCTAATGCTGTTTGCAACCGATGTGTACTTTGGGCATCCTTACAGCGAAGAATTGATTCACATTAATGCACCACTAGGTGAACACGCACTCGCCGTTTTCGAGCGCCTCGGGTGGCCGGTGTGTGAGCAAGCTTATTATGCGAAGGAGTTTTAAATGGCCAAGATTAATATTTTTTACGGCAGTGTCTATGGCGGTGCGGAGCGTCTAGCCGACAGTGCCGAGGAGCAGCTACAAAAGCACGGCCATGAAGCCACAGTGATCGATAACCCGCAAGTGGAAGATGTTAGTAACAGCGAATATATATTAGTGATCACATCGACCACAGGGCAAGGGGATATTCCCGATAACCTCATGCCACTGTTCGCGGCTTTACAAAGCCAGTTTCCTTTATTAGGTGGCACCCCGTTTGCGGTCATTGCCATGGGGGATAGCAGTTATGGCGATACTTTTTGTGGTGCGGGTAAGCAAGTTGAAGAGCTGTTGATGGAGCTGCAAGGTAAGCCGCTGCTGCCACGCTTAGATATTGATGCCCTAGAGGACTTTGATCCCGAGCCGGTGGCGCAACCTTGGTTGGCTCAGTTTGCTGGTGCAATAACCAAGTAGCATGATGCCTTAAGACAAAAAAAGCGCTCTATATGAGCGCTTTTTTTAGCCGCGTTTTACAGCCACAATGAGTTTGAGCTTTTGCCCAGGGTAGAGGTATTTTTTACCGTTTAAGTTATTCCATTTGCGAATGTCGCCAACGCGCAGCCCGAATTGCTTAGCAATGCGTGATAATG
This window harbors:
- a CDS encoding DUF3549 family protein codes for the protein MSDNIATLAQLLDAAGTTWRVFDIGRRVQKIDKATFADIESTTIPYPYPLAQHALLAIQFWDPKASSEPYVWFLKMPLDEQSKLVAASRDHFANMVLEAIGTSLTGAEGEQSKLDNNPYVFTPNANKRAAFNARIKVELRQSASQYYEHAQLYFSGKLGWQDWQSVAVQGLADFAARIDHQDNEALLCQAWSQLPAQVRQPLAAQLENSELGTEAAQTLLTSINQAIQHQDKALLIDALRAISSARAVGLVEQALGQVMNSDYGQDADICQVIAGRLWAYLEAPQTLAQFLEHCCRIDTEQPLFASIFADLVAIPMLRPHVLAILRSEQRSDALSRAIGGLFSS
- a CDS encoding DUF3301 domain-containing protein, with product MKTLWILLLCGGVIALFWYRRKVAETARLHAQRQAEQLGVQFVSVACKQWRLAILSNGKLGIRSRFMFEFSSDGETLYEGELWMENERLRKADIPPHRI
- a CDS encoding YqcC family protein, encoding MSYSITQLLTQLQGELANAGLWQDKPVAEHLLQSSQPFCVDTLRFEQWLQFVFIPKMRALIHARHPLPSAIALTPMAEVYWSGRYAQLHTVLKRIDITLGGGE
- a CDS encoding DUF2789 domain-containing protein; amino-acid sequence: MDTSKHTMTTLFQQLGLPSSDEQIEQFVTDHKLSPELKLADAPFWSQAQRHFITESLEQDADWCELIDELDAQLRH
- the queF gene encoding NADPH-dependent 7-cyano-7-deazaguanine reductase QueF (Catalyzes the NADPH-dependent reduction of 7-cyano-7-deazaguanine (preQ0) to 7-aminomethyl-7-deazaguanine (preQ1) in queuosine biosynthesis) yields the protein MTDYSNAPELKASLLGKATEYKDSYDPSLLYPIARKLNRDDLQIDERALPFKGEDIWTGYELSWLNPKGKPQVAVATFTFPCQSPDIIESKSFKLYLNSFNQSRFESMQAVQQTMAKDLSAATQSDVQVTLYGPEDYQHFAATALPGQCIDELDITVDTYELTPSLLRLAEDAQQVEQTLHSHLLKSNCLITSQPDWASVVIRYQGPALCHESLLRYLISFRSHNEFHEQCVERIFTDIMACAPMQSLEVYARYTRRGGLDINPYRATHSDKTLFDVRINRQ
- a CDS encoding GNAT family N-acetyltransferase → MLGDYKVRYLTPEDLNVAASLIYQAYHDDPLMREIFSAESSKTQEYEKKLRALIREELHSFWQAKQPLVGLYVDDALRAIACVFQSDASMQADRYWHWRLKLMLSAGYLTTQQLIEKEKTIRNALKTMGRYLFLAFIAVDPHYQRQGYGHYLLKGLDNLVEEDNETQGLAVFVTQSQHQTFFANHGFETMQTLQFSKVSGELLFKKSPHCV
- a CDS encoding Zn-ribbon-containing protein, which translates into the protein MFVVDLTFDCYQDTQLSAAEQAINQTVVALRANGQIIGDEFPTVLKEGFFVTRVMCPEEDSLHPLNHSPFVKFALDKLNDAGLLAPKVKVIGQDIHANSADNCAAPSSYILYTTYLHTCSPLYCGDDFLPVPLYHIPAIANGDYKTLIKWQEDWQACDQIQINGATRCEFAALHEISAFDSDLTRRGLDLAKRIRYLTKKPVYYYLYRVGGESLTAEQQRRCPSCDGHWHLAEPWFGLFDFRCEQCQLVSNISWDHQ
- the syd gene encoding SecY-interacting protein; this encodes MSVSTELRRCLQAHISNEQQQYGRNPLAFFDPDSPSPAAIAGTEQQQQVQWQIHERTPSADLNELAAALEVPFPQQLSELFGSYYSGNLPASIDGHGVELLLPWNEDDFVRLQQNITGHVLMKRRLKQQDTVFIGLTEQDDLLLSVRLNDGAVCLEYVGKEPHHVLADDISSLLQQLDVL